Proteins encoded in a region of the Poecilia reticulata strain Guanapo linkage group LG14, Guppy_female_1.0+MT, whole genome shotgun sequence genome:
- the supt20 gene encoding transcription factor SPT20 homolog isoform X3, which translates to MQQVLEYALDRAEYIVESARQRPAKRRISSGGRKSLYQKLHELYIEECEKEPELKNLRRNVNLLEKLVSQESVSCLVVNLYPGNEGYSLMLRGKNGSDSETIRLPYEERELLEYLDAEELPPILVDLLEKSQVNIFHCGCVIVEVRDYRQAGNTKIPTYQSRHILLRPTMQTLICDVHAMTSDHHKWTQDDKLQLESQLILATAEPLCLDPSISVTCTANRLLYNKQKMNTRSMKRCFKRHSRAALNRQQELSHLPVPPQLRLYDYLQKRKERKPTPVIDLKISKVGNCVDMWKQNNCQLTVPKEIDVEKYAVVEKSLQLGDTQTTVIWPAEEVIDDYTFECEVGGQAQRTKVSIFQSMGDPLVYGKIYSAKETKAEEDSPDLKLIHPTFLIGSKIDAERFLTQYKGVYEKDVKCEVRMSHNSGNVGQGPPSPSKDEGDGISPLVQTSVLGKGVKHRPPPIKLPSGSGSSSSGNPYSSQTTSGLLKCPTPPPPAKSQSLNRKHSMELGQVGLLSPASLSPMGSTQRSGTPKPSTPTPTNTPCSTPHPTDALSTPLSVTPTPSDPAMVQGQSQAPLLTPFAQQQLALSQPLPVMSIPLPTMGTSITTGSTSSQVMANPGLNFINVVSSVCSPQTLMSGSNPMLGPGLNLSGILPPAGLMSTMQSSAQTGSPFGLNNSAGLRPLNLLQIPPGPYILNSLQQQQLSQFSPQQSQSATSSPQQQGEMSDQGSDQSLGNQQTAVINLGSFMSPQTAVAILAAPNAAAANGYGSSGSSGGSATATYRQSAKK; encoded by the exons ATG CAACAAGTTCTGGAATATGCATTGGATCGAGCCGag TACATTGTGGAAAGTGCTCGACAGCGACCAGCGAAAAGAAGAATCTCATCCGGCGGCAGGAAGAGTTTGTATCAGAAGCTCCATGAGCTCTATATTGAAGAATGTGAAAAAGAACCAGAGTTAAAG AATCTGAGAAGAAATGTGAATCTACTAGAAAAGCTGGTGTCTCAGGAGTCTGTATCGTGTCTGGTGGTCAACCTGTACCCTGGGAATGAAGGCTATTCGCTAATGCTCAGGGGCAAAAATGGATCCG ACTCTGAAACCATCCGTCTCCCATATGAAGAAAGAGAGCTTCTGGAGTACCTGGATGCGGAGGAGTTGCCTCCCATTCTGGTGGATTTGTTGGAGAAATCACAG GTGAACATCTTCCACTGTGGCTGTGTAATAGTTGAGGTGAGAGACTACAGGCAAGCTGGCAATACAAAGATCCCCACCTATCAGAGCAGACACATTCTTCTGCGGCCAACAATGCAG ACTCTAATCTGTGACGTACATGCCATGACCAGTGACCACCACAAGTGGACACAG GATGATAAATTGCAGCTGGAGAGTCAGTTGATTTTGGCCACAGCTGAACCTCTGTGCCTGGACCCTTCCATTTCTGTTACTTGCACAGCCAACCGTCTGCTctacaacaaacagaaaatgaacacTCGCTCGATGAAACG GTGTTTTAAGAGGCACTCCCGGGCTGCTCTGAACAGGCAGCAGGAGCTGTCCCATCtgcctgtgccaccacagctaCGACTCTACGACTACCTTCagaagaggaaggaaaggaaACCTACTCCTGTCATAGACTTAAAAATCTCAAAGGTTGGAAAT TGTGTCGACATGTGGAAGCAGAACAACTGCCAGCTAACTGTACCGAAGGAGATTGAT GTGGAAAAGTATGCCGTGGTTGAGAAATCTTTGCAGTTGGGAGACACTCAAACCACTGTGATCTGGCCTGCTGAA GAAGTTATAGATGACTACACATTTGAATGTGAAGTGGGCGGCCAAGCTCAGAGAACCAAGGTGTCCATCTTCCAGTCGATGGGGGACCCGCTGGTTTACGGGAAGATCTACTCTGCTAAAGAAACAAAGGCAGAGGAGGACAGCCCAGATTTAAAGCTTATACACCCGAC TTTCCTCATAGGGTCAAAGATCGATGCAGAAAG GTTTCTTACCCAGTACAAAGGAGTCTATGAGAAAGATGTGAAGTGTGAGGTCAGGATGTCCCATAACTCAGGCAACGTGGGACAGGGGCCTCCCTCTCCCAGCAAAGATGAG GGTGATGGTATTTCTCCTCTTGTACAGACGTCTGTGTTAGGAAAAGGGGTGAAGCATCGACCCCCTCCCATAAAACTGCCTTCAGGATCGGGCAGCAGCTCCTCAG GTAATCCGTATAGTTCGCAAACCACAAGTGGTTTACTAAAGTGTCCTACGCCGCCACCTCCAGCCAAAAGCCAGTCTCTGAACAGGAAGCACTCCATGGAGCTGGGCCAGGTGGGCCTGCTGTCACCTGCCTCCCTCTCTCCGATGGGCTCCACGCAGA gATCGGGAACCCCTAAGCCTTCTACTCCTACACCCACCAACACACCATGCTCAACCCCTCACCCTACTGATGCGCTCTCCACGCCCCTCTCAGTGACCCCTACCCCCTCGGATCCTGCCATGGTCCAGGGCCAGTCACAAGCTCCCCTGCTCACACCTTTcgcccagcagcagctggcTCTTAGCCAGCCTCTACCTGTCATGTCCATCCCTCTTCCCACCATGGGGACATCGATCACCACAGGATCCACCTCTTCACAAGTTATGGCAAACCCAGGGCTCAACTTCATAAACGTGGTCAGCTCTGTCTG CAGTCCCCAGACTTTAATGAGTGGCTCCAACCCAATGCTGGGTCCGGGTCTTAATCTGAGTGGAATCCTGCCACCTGCGGGGTTGATGTCCACCATGCAGTCCAGTGCCCAGACTG GGAGTCCTTTTGGTCTGAACAACAGTGCTGGACTGAGACCGCTGAACCTGTTACAG ATCCCCCCTGGTCCTTACATCCTTAactctctgcagcagcagcagctgtcccAGTTCTCCCCACAGCAGAGTCAGTCAGCTACATCCAGTCCTCAACAGCAGGGGGAGATG AGCGACCAAGGATCCGATCAGAGTTTAGGAAACCAGCAGACGGCTGTCATCAATCTCGGAAGCTTCATGTCTCCACAGACAGCAG TTGCAATTCTTGCAGCAccaaatgcagcagcagcaaatggcTATGGGAGCAGCGGTTCCTCAGGTGGGAGCGCCACGGCAACATACCGGCAGTCAGCCAAGAAgtaa
- the supt20 gene encoding transcription factor SPT20 homolog isoform X2, protein MQQVLEYALDRAEYIVESARQRPAKRRISSGGRKSLYQKLHELYIEECEKEPELKNLRRNVNLLEKLVSQESVSCLVVNLYPGNEGYSLMLRGKNGSGKTNSETIRLPYEERELLEYLDAEELPPILVDLLEKSQVNIFHCGCVIVEVRDYRQAGNTKIPTYQSRHILLRPTMQTLICDVHAMTSDHHKWTQDDKLQLESQLILATAEPLCLDPSISVTCTANRLLYNKQKMNTRSMKRCFKRHSRAALNRQQELSHLPVPPQLRLYDYLQKRKERKPTPVIDLKISKVGNCVDMWKQNNCQLTVPKEIDVEKYAVVEKSLQLGDTQTTVIWPAEEVIDDYTFECEVGGQAQRTKVSIFQSMGDPLVYGKIYSAKETKAEEDSPDLKLIHPTFLIGSKIDAERFLTQYKGVYEKDVKCEVRMSHNSGNVGQGPPSPSKDEGDGISPLVQTSVLGKGVKHRPPPIKLPSGSGSSSSGNPYSSQTTSGLLKCPTPPPPAKSQSLNRKHSMELGQVGLLSPASLSPMGSTQRSGTPKPSTPTPTNTPCSTPHPTDALSTPLSVTPTPSDPAMVQGQSQAPLLTPFAQQQLALSQPLPVMSIPLPTMGTSITTGSTSSQVMANPGLNFINVVSSVCSPQTLMSGSNPMLGPGLNLSGILPPAGLMSTMQSSAQTGSPFGLNNSAGLRPLNLLQIPPGPYILNSLQQQQLSQFSPQQSQSATSSPQQQGEMSDQGSDQSLGNQQTAVINLGSFMSPQTAVLSQLGCGLDGSGPPLPSPRLQQQHQPQIQLQFLQHQMQQQQMAMGAAVPQVGAPRQHTGSQPRSKRKRSTPQPLPKS, encoded by the exons ATG CAACAAGTTCTGGAATATGCATTGGATCGAGCCGag TACATTGTGGAAAGTGCTCGACAGCGACCAGCGAAAAGAAGAATCTCATCCGGCGGCAGGAAGAGTTTGTATCAGAAGCTCCATGAGCTCTATATTGAAGAATGTGAAAAAGAACCAGAGTTAAAG AATCTGAGAAGAAATGTGAATCTACTAGAAAAGCTGGTGTCTCAGGAGTCTGTATCGTGTCTGGTGGTCAACCTGTACCCTGGGAATGAAGGCTATTCGCTAATGCTCAGGGGCAAAAATGGATCCGGTAAAACTA ACTCTGAAACCATCCGTCTCCCATATGAAGAAAGAGAGCTTCTGGAGTACCTGGATGCGGAGGAGTTGCCTCCCATTCTGGTGGATTTGTTGGAGAAATCACAG GTGAACATCTTCCACTGTGGCTGTGTAATAGTTGAGGTGAGAGACTACAGGCAAGCTGGCAATACAAAGATCCCCACCTATCAGAGCAGACACATTCTTCTGCGGCCAACAATGCAG ACTCTAATCTGTGACGTACATGCCATGACCAGTGACCACCACAAGTGGACACAG GATGATAAATTGCAGCTGGAGAGTCAGTTGATTTTGGCCACAGCTGAACCTCTGTGCCTGGACCCTTCCATTTCTGTTACTTGCACAGCCAACCGTCTGCTctacaacaaacagaaaatgaacacTCGCTCGATGAAACG GTGTTTTAAGAGGCACTCCCGGGCTGCTCTGAACAGGCAGCAGGAGCTGTCCCATCtgcctgtgccaccacagctaCGACTCTACGACTACCTTCagaagaggaaggaaaggaaACCTACTCCTGTCATAGACTTAAAAATCTCAAAGGTTGGAAAT TGTGTCGACATGTGGAAGCAGAACAACTGCCAGCTAACTGTACCGAAGGAGATTGAT GTGGAAAAGTATGCCGTGGTTGAGAAATCTTTGCAGTTGGGAGACACTCAAACCACTGTGATCTGGCCTGCTGAA GAAGTTATAGATGACTACACATTTGAATGTGAAGTGGGCGGCCAAGCTCAGAGAACCAAGGTGTCCATCTTCCAGTCGATGGGGGACCCGCTGGTTTACGGGAAGATCTACTCTGCTAAAGAAACAAAGGCAGAGGAGGACAGCCCAGATTTAAAGCTTATACACCCGAC TTTCCTCATAGGGTCAAAGATCGATGCAGAAAG GTTTCTTACCCAGTACAAAGGAGTCTATGAGAAAGATGTGAAGTGTGAGGTCAGGATGTCCCATAACTCAGGCAACGTGGGACAGGGGCCTCCCTCTCCCAGCAAAGATGAG GGTGATGGTATTTCTCCTCTTGTACAGACGTCTGTGTTAGGAAAAGGGGTGAAGCATCGACCCCCTCCCATAAAACTGCCTTCAGGATCGGGCAGCAGCTCCTCAG GTAATCCGTATAGTTCGCAAACCACAAGTGGTTTACTAAAGTGTCCTACGCCGCCACCTCCAGCCAAAAGCCAGTCTCTGAACAGGAAGCACTCCATGGAGCTGGGCCAGGTGGGCCTGCTGTCACCTGCCTCCCTCTCTCCGATGGGCTCCACGCAGA gATCGGGAACCCCTAAGCCTTCTACTCCTACACCCACCAACACACCATGCTCAACCCCTCACCCTACTGATGCGCTCTCCACGCCCCTCTCAGTGACCCCTACCCCCTCGGATCCTGCCATGGTCCAGGGCCAGTCACAAGCTCCCCTGCTCACACCTTTcgcccagcagcagctggcTCTTAGCCAGCCTCTACCTGTCATGTCCATCCCTCTTCCCACCATGGGGACATCGATCACCACAGGATCCACCTCTTCACAAGTTATGGCAAACCCAGGGCTCAACTTCATAAACGTGGTCAGCTCTGTCTG CAGTCCCCAGACTTTAATGAGTGGCTCCAACCCAATGCTGGGTCCGGGTCTTAATCTGAGTGGAATCCTGCCACCTGCGGGGTTGATGTCCACCATGCAGTCCAGTGCCCAGACTG GGAGTCCTTTTGGTCTGAACAACAGTGCTGGACTGAGACCGCTGAACCTGTTACAG ATCCCCCCTGGTCCTTACATCCTTAactctctgcagcagcagcagctgtcccAGTTCTCCCCACAGCAGAGTCAGTCAGCTACATCCAGTCCTCAACAGCAGGGGGAGATG AGCGACCAAGGATCCGATCAGAGTTTAGGAAACCAGCAGACGGCTGTCATCAATCTCGGAAGCTTCATGTCTCCACAGACAGCAG TGCTGTCCCAGTTGGGCTGTGGGCTGGACGGGTCTGGGCCCCCGCTGCCTTCTCCAAGgcttcagcagcagcaccagccaCAGATTCAA TTGCAATTCTTGCAGCAccaaatgcagcagcagcaaatggcTATGGGAGCAGCGGTTCCTCAGGTGGGAGCGCCACGGCAACATACCGGCAGTCAGCCAAGAAgtaagaggaagaggagcacgCCACAGCCCCTCCCAAAGTCATAG
- the exosc8 gene encoding exosome complex component RRP43 — translation MATGFKIAEPLEYHRSFLKENCRPDGRELSEFRTTTLNVGSISTADGSALVKIGNTTIICGIKAELANPTAEAPGKGYIVPNVDLPPLCSSRFRPGPPGEQAQAASQFIADVIESSEVIKAEDLCVDRGKLCWVIYCDIMCLDYDGNILDACIIALLAALKNTQLPEVTVNKETCSPEVNLEKRQRLHIHKHPASASFCVFDDSILIVDPTAEEESLSTAHLTVVTDEGGRLCSVHKPGGTSLSGEKLQQCINRATARQREIHKLIDKVLDSVKTSK, via the exons ATGGCGACTGGGTTCAA GATTGCGGAACCTCTGGAGTATCACAGAAGCTTTTTG AAAGAAAACTGTCGACCAGATGGACGGGAGCTGTCTGAATTCAGAACCACAACACTGAACGTTG gATCCATATCCACAGCAGATGGTTCGGCATTGGTGAAGATAGGAAACACCACGATTATCTGCGGAATCAAAGCG GAGCTGGCAAACCCTACAGCAGAGGCCCCTGGTAAAGGTTACATTG TGCCCAACGTGGATTTGCCTCCTCTGTGTTCGTCCCGCTTTCGGCCGGGTCCACCAGGAGAGCAGGCCCAGGCTGCCAGCCAGTTTATTGCTGACGTTATTGAAAG CTCTGAGGTGATCAAAGCAGAGGACCTATGCGTCGACAGAGGAAAG cttTGTTGGGTGATCTACTGTGACATTATGTGCCTCGACTATGACGGGAACATTCTGGACGCTTGTATTATCGCCCTGCTGGCTGCCCTGAAGAACA CACAGCTCCCAGAAGTCACCGTGAACAAAGAGACGTGTTCACCAGAGGTGAATCTGGAAAAGCGACAAAGGCTTCATATTCACAAACATCCCGCCAGTGCTTCTTTTTGCGTCTTTGATGA CTCTATCCTGATTGTTGACCCCACAGCTGAGGAGGAGAGTCTGTCAACCGCTCACCTCACTGTGGTCACAGATGAGGGGGGTCGTCTGTGTTCTGTACATAAACCAG GTGGAACGTCATTGTCAggagagaagctgcagcagtgcATCAACCGAGCAACAGCCCGGCAGCGAGAGATCCACAAACTCATCGACAAGGTTCTAGACAGCGTGAAGACGTCGAAATAA
- the alg5 gene encoding dolichyl-phosphate beta-glucosyltransferase isoform X2, whose amino-acid sequence MVNLTRHENEKYFLTATGERKPFPSLHDPFSRELSVVVPAYNEELRMPVMLDEAMQYLENRQKQNPSFTYEVIVVDDGSRDKTTEVALRYTNKYSADKVRVLTLVKNRGKGGAVRMGTLSSRGKLILMADADGATKFSDLEKVEAGLKDLNTGPENLAISCGSRAHLEKDSVAQRSMFRTFLMYGFHFLVWFFCVRGIKDTQCGFKLFTREAALKTFSSLHVERWAFDVELLYIAQCFKIPIAEVAVNWTEIEGSKLVPFWSWLQMGQDLIFIRLRYITGAWKLHSPHKTD is encoded by the exons ATGGTGAACCTGACTCGCCACGAGAATGAGAAATACTTCCTCACAGCCACAGGAGAGCGCAAACCCTTCCCGAGTCTGCATGATCCATTTTCCAGAGAGCTTTCTGTGGTGGTACCTGCCTACAACGAGGAGCTCCGAA TGCCTGTGATGCTTGATGAAGCAATGCAGTACTTGGAAAATAGACAA aaacaaaacccCTCTTTCACCTATGAGGTCATTGTGGTCGATGATGGCAGCAGAGACAAAACCACAGAG GTTGCGTTGCGTTACACCAACAAATACAGCGCAGATAAAGTGAGGGTCCTGACGCTGGTGAAGAACAGGGGGAAAGGAGGAGCTGTGAGAATG GGAACTCTGAGCTCCAGAGGGAAACTCATACTGATGGCAGATGCTGATGGAGCCACAAAGTTTTCTGATCTTGAGAAAGTGGAGGCTGGACTGAAAGACCTCAACACCGGACCA gagaACCTGGCCATTTCGTGTGGCTCCAGAGCTCACCTAGAAAAAGACTCTGTAGCTCAG cGATCTATGTTTCGTACGTTCCTAATGTATGGCTTCCACTTCCTGGTGTGGTTCTTCTGTGTGAGGGGAATCAAAGACACACAATGTGGCTTCAAGCTTTTCACGCGGGAAGCTGCTCTCAAGACCTTCTCCTCTCTCCATGTAGAGCGATG GGCTTTTGACGTGGAGCTCCTGTACATTGCCCAGTGTTTTAAAATCCCCATAGCAGAAGTGGCGGTGAACTGGACAGAAATAGAAG GGTCCAAACTGGTCCCATTTTGGAGCTGGCTGCAGATGGGACAGGATCTGATTTTCATCCGCCTGCGCTACATCACCGGAGCCTGGAAACTGCATTCGCCACATAAGACTGATTAG
- the supt20 gene encoding transcription factor SPT20 homolog isoform X1 — MQQVLEYALDRAEYIVESARQRPAKRRISSGGRKSLYQKLHELYIEECEKEPELKNLRRNVNLLEKLVSQESVSCLVVNLYPGNEGYSLMLRGKNGSDSETIRLPYEERELLEYLDAEELPPILVDLLEKSQVNIFHCGCVIVEVRDYRQAGNTKIPTYQSRHILLRPTMQTLICDVHAMTSDHHKWTQDDKLQLESQLILATAEPLCLDPSISVTCTANRLLYNKQKMNTRSMKRCFKRHSRAALNRQQELSHLPVPPQLRLYDYLQKRKERKPTPVIDLKISKVGNCVDMWKQNNCQLTVPKEIDVEKYAVVEKSLQLGDTQTTVIWPAEEVIDDYTFECEVGGQAQRTKVSIFQSMGDPLVYGKIYSAKETKAEEDSPDLKLIHPTFLIGSKIDAERFLTQYKGVYEKDVKCEVRMSHNSGNVGQGPPSPSKDEGDGISPLVQTSVLGKGVKHRPPPIKLPSGSGSSSSGNPYSSQTTSGLLKCPTPPPPAKSQSLNRKHSMELGQVGLLSPASLSPMGSTQRSGTPKPSTPTPTNTPCSTPHPTDALSTPLSVTPTPSDPAMVQGQSQAPLLTPFAQQQLALSQPLPVMSIPLPTMGTSITTGSTSSQVMANPGLNFINVVSSVCSPQTLMSGSNPMLGPGLNLSGILPPAGLMSTMQSSAQTGSPFGLNNSAGLRPLNLLQIPPGPYILNSLQQQQLSQFSPQQSQSATSSPQQQGEMSDQGSDQSLGNQQTAVINLGSFMSPQTAVLSQLGCGLDGSGPPLPSPRLQQQHQPQIQLQFLQHQMQQQQMAMGAAVPQVGAPRQHTGSQPRSKRKRSTPQPLPKS; from the exons ATG CAACAAGTTCTGGAATATGCATTGGATCGAGCCGag TACATTGTGGAAAGTGCTCGACAGCGACCAGCGAAAAGAAGAATCTCATCCGGCGGCAGGAAGAGTTTGTATCAGAAGCTCCATGAGCTCTATATTGAAGAATGTGAAAAAGAACCAGAGTTAAAG AATCTGAGAAGAAATGTGAATCTACTAGAAAAGCTGGTGTCTCAGGAGTCTGTATCGTGTCTGGTGGTCAACCTGTACCCTGGGAATGAAGGCTATTCGCTAATGCTCAGGGGCAAAAATGGATCCG ACTCTGAAACCATCCGTCTCCCATATGAAGAAAGAGAGCTTCTGGAGTACCTGGATGCGGAGGAGTTGCCTCCCATTCTGGTGGATTTGTTGGAGAAATCACAG GTGAACATCTTCCACTGTGGCTGTGTAATAGTTGAGGTGAGAGACTACAGGCAAGCTGGCAATACAAAGATCCCCACCTATCAGAGCAGACACATTCTTCTGCGGCCAACAATGCAG ACTCTAATCTGTGACGTACATGCCATGACCAGTGACCACCACAAGTGGACACAG GATGATAAATTGCAGCTGGAGAGTCAGTTGATTTTGGCCACAGCTGAACCTCTGTGCCTGGACCCTTCCATTTCTGTTACTTGCACAGCCAACCGTCTGCTctacaacaaacagaaaatgaacacTCGCTCGATGAAACG GTGTTTTAAGAGGCACTCCCGGGCTGCTCTGAACAGGCAGCAGGAGCTGTCCCATCtgcctgtgccaccacagctaCGACTCTACGACTACCTTCagaagaggaaggaaaggaaACCTACTCCTGTCATAGACTTAAAAATCTCAAAGGTTGGAAAT TGTGTCGACATGTGGAAGCAGAACAACTGCCAGCTAACTGTACCGAAGGAGATTGAT GTGGAAAAGTATGCCGTGGTTGAGAAATCTTTGCAGTTGGGAGACACTCAAACCACTGTGATCTGGCCTGCTGAA GAAGTTATAGATGACTACACATTTGAATGTGAAGTGGGCGGCCAAGCTCAGAGAACCAAGGTGTCCATCTTCCAGTCGATGGGGGACCCGCTGGTTTACGGGAAGATCTACTCTGCTAAAGAAACAAAGGCAGAGGAGGACAGCCCAGATTTAAAGCTTATACACCCGAC TTTCCTCATAGGGTCAAAGATCGATGCAGAAAG GTTTCTTACCCAGTACAAAGGAGTCTATGAGAAAGATGTGAAGTGTGAGGTCAGGATGTCCCATAACTCAGGCAACGTGGGACAGGGGCCTCCCTCTCCCAGCAAAGATGAG GGTGATGGTATTTCTCCTCTTGTACAGACGTCTGTGTTAGGAAAAGGGGTGAAGCATCGACCCCCTCCCATAAAACTGCCTTCAGGATCGGGCAGCAGCTCCTCAG GTAATCCGTATAGTTCGCAAACCACAAGTGGTTTACTAAAGTGTCCTACGCCGCCACCTCCAGCCAAAAGCCAGTCTCTGAACAGGAAGCACTCCATGGAGCTGGGCCAGGTGGGCCTGCTGTCACCTGCCTCCCTCTCTCCGATGGGCTCCACGCAGA gATCGGGAACCCCTAAGCCTTCTACTCCTACACCCACCAACACACCATGCTCAACCCCTCACCCTACTGATGCGCTCTCCACGCCCCTCTCAGTGACCCCTACCCCCTCGGATCCTGCCATGGTCCAGGGCCAGTCACAAGCTCCCCTGCTCACACCTTTcgcccagcagcagctggcTCTTAGCCAGCCTCTACCTGTCATGTCCATCCCTCTTCCCACCATGGGGACATCGATCACCACAGGATCCACCTCTTCACAAGTTATGGCAAACCCAGGGCTCAACTTCATAAACGTGGTCAGCTCTGTCTG CAGTCCCCAGACTTTAATGAGTGGCTCCAACCCAATGCTGGGTCCGGGTCTTAATCTGAGTGGAATCCTGCCACCTGCGGGGTTGATGTCCACCATGCAGTCCAGTGCCCAGACTG GGAGTCCTTTTGGTCTGAACAACAGTGCTGGACTGAGACCGCTGAACCTGTTACAG ATCCCCCCTGGTCCTTACATCCTTAactctctgcagcagcagcagctgtcccAGTTCTCCCCACAGCAGAGTCAGTCAGCTACATCCAGTCCTCAACAGCAGGGGGAGATG AGCGACCAAGGATCCGATCAGAGTTTAGGAAACCAGCAGACGGCTGTCATCAATCTCGGAAGCTTCATGTCTCCACAGACAGCAG TGCTGTCCCAGTTGGGCTGTGGGCTGGACGGGTCTGGGCCCCCGCTGCCTTCTCCAAGgcttcagcagcagcaccagccaCAGATTCAA TTGCAATTCTTGCAGCAccaaatgcagcagcagcaaatggcTATGGGAGCAGCGGTTCCTCAGGTGGGAGCGCCACGGCAACATACCGGCAGTCAGCCAAGAAgtaagaggaagaggagcacgCCACAGCCCCTCCCAAAGTCATAG
- the alg5 gene encoding dolichyl-phosphate beta-glucosyltransferase isoform X1, which translates to MDILCDIVQALFALAALGLIVVLVAAHLTAGMVNLTRHENEKYFLTATGERKPFPSLHDPFSRELSVVVPAYNEELRMPVMLDEAMQYLENRQKQNPSFTYEVIVVDDGSRDKTTEVALRYTNKYSADKVRVLTLVKNRGKGGAVRMGTLSSRGKLILMADADGATKFSDLEKVEAGLKDLNTGPENLAISCGSRAHLEKDSVAQRSMFRTFLMYGFHFLVWFFCVRGIKDTQCGFKLFTREAALKTFSSLHVERWAFDVELLYIAQCFKIPIAEVAVNWTEIEGSKLVPFWSWLQMGQDLIFIRLRYITGAWKLHSPHKTD; encoded by the exons ATGGATATCCTCTGTGATATAGTCCAAGCTCTTTTTGCTTTGGCAGCTCTCGGTTTGATTGTG GTGCTTGTAGCCGCACATCTGACTGCAGGGATGGTGAACCTGACTCGCCACGAGAATGAGAAATACTTCCTCACAGCCACAGGAGAGCGCAAACCCTTCCCGAGTCTGCATGATCCATTTTCCAGAGAGCTTTCTGTGGTGGTACCTGCCTACAACGAGGAGCTCCGAA TGCCTGTGATGCTTGATGAAGCAATGCAGTACTTGGAAAATAGACAA aaacaaaacccCTCTTTCACCTATGAGGTCATTGTGGTCGATGATGGCAGCAGAGACAAAACCACAGAG GTTGCGTTGCGTTACACCAACAAATACAGCGCAGATAAAGTGAGGGTCCTGACGCTGGTGAAGAACAGGGGGAAAGGAGGAGCTGTGAGAATG GGAACTCTGAGCTCCAGAGGGAAACTCATACTGATGGCAGATGCTGATGGAGCCACAAAGTTTTCTGATCTTGAGAAAGTGGAGGCTGGACTGAAAGACCTCAACACCGGACCA gagaACCTGGCCATTTCGTGTGGCTCCAGAGCTCACCTAGAAAAAGACTCTGTAGCTCAG cGATCTATGTTTCGTACGTTCCTAATGTATGGCTTCCACTTCCTGGTGTGGTTCTTCTGTGTGAGGGGAATCAAAGACACACAATGTGGCTTCAAGCTTTTCACGCGGGAAGCTGCTCTCAAGACCTTCTCCTCTCTCCATGTAGAGCGATG GGCTTTTGACGTGGAGCTCCTGTACATTGCCCAGTGTTTTAAAATCCCCATAGCAGAAGTGGCGGTGAACTGGACAGAAATAGAAG GGTCCAAACTGGTCCCATTTTGGAGCTGGCTGCAGATGGGACAGGATCTGATTTTCATCCGCCTGCGCTACATCACCGGAGCCTGGAAACTGCATTCGCCACATAAGACTGATTAG